From Sporolactobacillus pectinivorans:
TAATCAATAAAGAAAATCTGCTTAAGCGCGCGCGCCATGCAGTGTCTGAGAACCAGCGGACACTCAAGGCTAAAGAAGCGCTGATCCATAATGATCTGTTAACATTCGGCAAATTGATCAATGCCTCGCATGTATCTTTGAAGTACGATTATGAAGTGACTGGAAAGGAACTGGATACACTTGTTGAAACGGCATGGCAGGAAGAAGGCGTCCTCGGTGCACGCATGACGGGTGCCGGTTTCGGTGGATGCGCCATCGCGCTTGTCGAAAAATCACATGTCGATGCATTCACCAAACACGTCGGGCAAGTCTATGAAGAGAAAATCGGATATGCTCCATCGTTCTACATCGCCGAGATTGCCGACGGCGCTAAAAGATTAGCAGAATAGGAGGAAGTGTCTATGTCCATTTTAGTTGTAGGTGGAGCCGGCTACATCGGCTCTCATACAGTCGACCGTCTGATTGAAAAAGGGTATTCGGTGGTTGTGGTCGATAATCTGGTGACCGGCCACCGTACCGCAGTTCATCCACAAGCTACTTTTTACAAGGGCGACATTCGTGATAAAAAATTCCTTGCCGGCGTTTTCGACAAGGAATCGATCGATACCGTCATCCATTTTGCCGCCTTCTCACTCGTCGGCGAATCAATGGAAAAGCCGTTGAAATACTTCGATAATAATATCGGCGGTATGATCACACTTCTGGAAGTGATGAAGCAGTTCGGCGTCAAGCGAATCGTCTTCTCCTCCACCGCGGCCACCTACGGAACACCGAAAAAAGTGCCGATTCAGGAATCGGATCCGCAAGTGCCGATCAATCCATACGGCGAAAGCAAACTGGTAATGGAAAAAATGATTCACTGGGCAGACCTCGCTTACGGCATTCATTTTGTTGCCTTGCGTTATTTTAATGTTGCCGGAGCCAAAGCGGACGGAAGCATCGGTGAGGATCATCACCCGGAAACTCATTTAATTCCCGTTGTTCTGCAGGTTGCGGTCGGCAAGCGTCCGAAACTGATCATGTTCGGCGATGATTACAATACACCGGACGGAACGAATGTCCGCGACTATGTACACGTGGTTGATCTGGCCGATGCGCATATCCTAGCCGCCGGCTATCTGAAAAATGGCGGTCAAAGCGACTGCTTCAACTTAGGCTCTGCCACCGGTTTTTCTAATAATCAGATTCTTGAGGCCGCCCGCGAAGTAACTGGCAGGGAAATTCGGGCAGAGATCGGACCGAGGCGTCCCGGTGATCCGGACACCCTGATTGCCGCGAGCGATAAGGCACGTGAAATCCTGCATTGGAAACCTCAATACGACAATATTCATGAAATCATCCGCACCGCCTGGACCTGGCACGCGAAACATCCGGACGGCTATAAGGAATAGGAGCTATTCCAATGAACTATAAAGAAGAAATGATCCATTTTGTTGACCAAGTGATTGCACAAAGTAATTATGAACGTATGGATCAGCGC
This genomic window contains:
- the galE gene encoding UDP-glucose 4-epimerase GalE encodes the protein MSILVVGGAGYIGSHTVDRLIEKGYSVVVVDNLVTGHRTAVHPQATFYKGDIRDKKFLAGVFDKESIDTVIHFAAFSLVGESMEKPLKYFDNNIGGMITLLEVMKQFGVKRIVFSSTAATYGTPKKVPIQESDPQVPINPYGESKLVMEKMIHWADLAYGIHFVALRYFNVAGAKADGSIGEDHHPETHLIPVVLQVAVGKRPKLIMFGDDYNTPDGTNVRDYVHVVDLADAHILAAGYLKNGGQSDCFNLGSATGFSNNQILEAAREVTGREIRAEIGPRRPGDPDTLIAASDKAREILHWKPQYDNIHEIIRTAWTWHAKHPDGYKE